A genomic segment from Saimiri boliviensis isolate mSaiBol1 chromosome 14, mSaiBol1.pri, whole genome shotgun sequence encodes:
- the DUXA gene encoding double homeobox protein A codes for MVGTNHRRSRTKFTEDQLKILINTFNQKPYPGYATKRKLALEINTEESRIQIWFQNRRARFGLQKRSGPETLESSQTHGQGQPVTEFQSREARRCRTIYSTSQLHTLIEAFMKNPYPGIDYREQLAKEIGVPESRVQIWFQNRRSRFHLQRKRELVSSEPEDQGKISEGLQGAEDTQNGTNFPSDSHSSRART; via the exons ATGGTAGGAACAAATCATAGGCGCAGTCGCACCAAATTCACCGAAGATCAATTGAAAATCCTCATCAATACCTTCAATCAAAAGCCTTACCCAGGTTATGCCACCAAACGAAAACTTGCTTTAGAAATCAACACAGAAGAGTCCAGAATCCAG ATTTGGTTTCAGAATCGAAGAGCTAGGTTCGGACTCCAGAAAAGATCAGGACCTGAGACTTTAGAATCAAGCCAGACCCATGGGCAAGGCCAACCTGTTACAGAGTTTCAAA GTAGAGAAGCCAGACGGTGTCGTACCATCTACAGCACCTCTCAATTACACACTCTCATCGAGGCATTTATGAAAAATCCATACCCTGGGATTGATTACAGAGAACAACTTGCTAAGGAAATTGGTGTTCCAGAGTCAAGAGTCCAA ATTTGGTTCCAAAATCGAAGATCTAGATTTCATCTCCAGAGAAAAAGGGAACTTGTGTCCTCGGAACCAGAAGACCAGGGCAAGATTTCTGAGGGACTGCAAG GCGCAGAAGATACACAAAATGGCACCAACTTCCCTAGCGACTCTCATTCCTCTAGAGCCAGAACGTAG